The proteins below are encoded in one region of Pseudomonas putida NBRC 14164:
- a CDS encoding DUF3617 domain-containing protein yields the protein MKIRLPLLALALAASSPLVHAQVLQPGLWELTTSNMQVDGKPLPDMQFMLGQLKNLPPEQRAMMEGVLAKQGVTVGGNGVRSCLTPEQVATNDIPLQDPKSGCTQKITDRTGNVWKFQFSCPKAQGTGQATFLSDREFTTQVSGTFNASGVQQQGSMNTRAVWLGNDCGTVKPRS from the coding sequence ATGAAGATTCGTCTGCCACTGTTGGCGTTGGCCCTGGCTGCGAGCAGCCCGCTGGTGCATGCGCAGGTGCTGCAACCAGGTTTGTGGGAGCTGACCACCAGCAACATGCAGGTCGATGGCAAGCCGCTACCCGACATGCAGTTCATGCTCGGTCAGTTGAAAAACCTGCCGCCAGAGCAGCGCGCGATGATGGAAGGGGTGTTGGCCAAACAAGGGGTGACGGTTGGTGGCAACGGCGTGCGTTCGTGCCTGACGCCAGAGCAGGTGGCAACCAACGACATCCCACTGCAGGACCCGAAGTCGGGCTGCACGCAGAAGATCACCGACCGTACCGGCAATGTGTGGAAGTTCCAGTTCAGCTGCCCCAAGGCACAGGGCACTGGCCAGGCCACCTTCCTCAGTGACCGGGAATTCACCACGCAGGTCAGTGGTACCTTCAACGCTTCGGGTGTGCAGCAGCAAGGCAGCATGAACACCCGTGCGGTGTGGCTGGGCAATGACTGTGGCACGGTCAAACCGCGCAGCTGA
- the cls gene encoding cardiolipin synthase, which yields MDYHSPYFFGYLLGLIHLLGIVAALHAIFTVRTAQGAIAWAMPLFFIPYLTLIPYLVFGARSFYAYIKARRQANQEMHVAMANLNWRPWVEEALTARESESYAALRAMPKLGRMPCLANNQVKLLIDGKATFDAIFAAIDKARDVVLVQFFIIHDDTLGKALQQLLLRKAAEGVQVFVLYDRVGSHALPARYSQQLRDGGVQIHAFATRRGWFNRFQVNFRNHRKIVVVDGLLGFIGGHNVGDEYLGEHPKLSPWRDTHVQIGGPVLACLQESFAEDWYWATRQLPPLILPDTYPDNGVLCQALASGPADPQETCSLFFLEAIHSATRRVWITSPYFIPDEAVFAALRLAVLRGVDVRVLIPSRPDHRVVYAASSLFAFEAVRAGVRMFRYQPGFLHQKVVLVDDDVSAIGSANLDNRSFRLNFEITLLTVDRSFADQVEHMLINDFEQSREITAEDSLDTHRLQQLGMRIARLISPIL from the coding sequence ATGGACTACCACAGCCCCTACTTTTTTGGTTACCTACTCGGACTGATTCACCTACTGGGTATCGTCGCCGCACTGCACGCAATCTTCACCGTGCGTACCGCCCAAGGTGCAATCGCCTGGGCCATGCCCTTGTTCTTCATCCCCTACCTTACCTTGATCCCCTACCTGGTCTTCGGCGCCCGCTCGTTCTATGCCTACATCAAGGCCAGGCGCCAGGCCAACCAGGAAATGCACGTGGCCATGGCCAATCTCAACTGGCGGCCCTGGGTGGAAGAAGCCCTGACCGCCCGTGAATCAGAAAGCTATGCAGCCCTGCGCGCAATGCCAAAACTGGGGCGCATGCCCTGCCTGGCGAACAACCAGGTGAAGTTGCTGATCGATGGCAAAGCCACGTTCGATGCCATCTTCGCCGCCATCGACAAAGCCCGCGACGTGGTGCTGGTGCAGTTCTTCATCATCCATGACGACACCCTCGGCAAGGCATTACAGCAGCTGCTGCTACGCAAGGCTGCCGAAGGAGTGCAGGTGTTCGTGCTGTATGACCGCGTTGGCAGCCATGCCTTGCCAGCCAGATACAGCCAGCAGCTGCGCGACGGTGGTGTACAGATTCATGCCTTCGCCACTCGCCGCGGATGGTTCAACCGCTTCCAGGTGAACTTCCGCAACCATCGCAAGATCGTGGTAGTGGACGGCCTGCTGGGTTTCATTGGTGGGCACAACGTAGGTGACGAATACCTCGGTGAGCACCCGAAACTTTCCCCCTGGCGCGACACCCATGTACAGATCGGCGGGCCGGTGCTGGCCTGCCTGCAGGAGTCGTTCGCCGAGGATTGGTACTGGGCCACGCGCCAGCTGCCGCCGCTGATCCTGCCAGATACCTACCCAGATAACGGGGTGCTATGCCAGGCCTTGGCCAGCGGCCCGGCCGACCCGCAGGAAACCTGCTCGCTGTTCTTCCTCGAAGCAATTCATTCAGCTACCCGACGGGTGTGGATCACCAGCCCTTACTTCATCCCTGACGAGGCAGTGTTCGCCGCCTTGCGCCTGGCAGTCCTGCGTGGGGTCGATGTGCGAGTGCTGATCCCGTCGCGGCCAGACCACCGGGTGGTCTATGCCGCCTCCAGCCTGTTCGCCTTCGAAGCGGTGCGCGCAGGTGTACGCATGTTCCGCTATCAGCCGGGCTTCCTACATCAGAAGGTGGTGCTGGTGGATGATGATGTCAGCGCGATCGGTAGCGCCAACCTGGACAACCGCTCTTTCCGTCTGAATTTCGAGATTACCCTGCTGACAGTCGACCGCAGCTTCGCAGACCAGGTCGAGCACATGCTGATCAACGACTTTGAACAATCGCGGGAAATTACTGCGGAGGACAGCCTAGACACGCATCGACTGCAGCAATTGGGCATGAGGATCGCACGGCTGATTTCGCCAATCCTTTAA
- the cfaB gene encoding C17 cyclopropane fatty acid synthase CfaB: MLAQLPPALQSLHLPLRLKLWDGNQFDLGPSPQVTILVKEPQLISQLTHPSLEQLGTAFVEGKLELEGDIGEAIRVCDELSEALLPDFEEASPARLAHDKSTDAEAISYHYDVSNAFYRLWLDQDMAYSCAYFREPDNTLDQAQQDKFDHLCRKLRLNAGDYLLDVGCGWGGLARFAAREYDAKVFGITLSKEQLKLGRQRVKAEGLADKVDLQILDYRDLPQDGRFDKVVSVGMFEHVGHANLALYCQKLFGAVREGGLVMNHGITAKHIDGRPVGRGAGEFIDRYVFPHGELPHLSMISANICEAGLEVVDVESLRLHYAKTLHHWSANLENQLHKAAALVPEKTLRIWRLYLAGCAYAFEKGWINLHQILAVKPYADGHHDLPWTREDLYR; this comes from the coding sequence ATGCTCGCGCAACTTCCACCTGCACTGCAGAGCCTGCATCTGCCGCTGCGGCTGAAATTGTGGGACGGTAACCAGTTCGATCTGGGGCCTAGCCCGCAGGTCACCATCCTGGTCAAAGAGCCACAGTTGATCAGCCAGTTGACGCACCCAAGCCTGGAGCAGTTGGGCACCGCGTTCGTCGAAGGCAAGCTGGAGCTCGAAGGCGATATCGGTGAAGCCATCCGGGTATGCGATGAGCTGAGCGAGGCGCTGTTACCTGATTTCGAAGAGGCTTCGCCGGCGCGGCTTGCCCATGACAAAAGCACTGACGCCGAAGCCATCTCCTACCACTATGATGTTTCCAACGCGTTCTACCGGCTGTGGCTGGACCAGGACATGGCCTATTCGTGCGCTTACTTCCGCGAGCCTGATAACACGCTCGATCAGGCGCAGCAGGACAAGTTCGATCACCTGTGTCGCAAGTTGCGCCTGAATGCCGGCGACTACCTGCTGGACGTTGGCTGTGGTTGGGGTGGCCTTGCGCGCTTCGCTGCACGGGAATATGACGCCAAGGTATTCGGCATCACCTTGAGCAAGGAGCAGCTCAAGCTTGGCCGGCAGAGGGTCAAGGCCGAAGGCTTGGCCGACAAGGTCGACCTGCAGATTCTCGACTACCGTGACCTGCCTCAGGATGGCCGCTTCGACAAGGTTGTCAGCGTTGGCATGTTCGAGCATGTCGGGCATGCCAACCTGGCGCTGTATTGCCAGAAACTGTTCGGCGCCGTGAGGGAAGGGGGGCTGGTGATGAACCACGGTATCACCGCCAAGCACATCGATGGACGCCCGGTCGGGCGTGGTGCAGGTGAGTTCATCGACCGCTACGTGTTCCCCCATGGGGAGCTACCTCACCTGTCGATGATCAGCGCCAACATCTGTGAAGCGGGGCTGGAGGTGGTAGACGTGGAAAGCCTGCGCCTGCACTACGCCAAGACCTTGCATCACTGGAGCGCCAACCTTGAGAACCAGTTGCACAAGGCCGCAGCGCTGGTGCCGGAAAAGACCCTGCGTATCTGGCGCCTGTATCTCGCAGGGTGCGCGTATGCCTTTGAGAAGGGCTGGATCAACCTGCACCAGATCTTGGCAGTGAAGCCATACGCCGACGGGCACCATGACCTGCCCTGGACGCGCGAAGACCTGTATCGCTAA
- the lpdA gene encoding dihydrolipoyl dehydrogenase, whose translation MKSYDVVIIGGGPGGYNAAIRAGQLGLSVACVEGRSTLGGTCLNVGCMPSKALLHASELYEAASGEEFAHLGIEVKPTLNLAQMMKQKDESVTGLTKGIEYLFRKNKVDWIKGWGRLDGVGKVVVKAEDGSETALQAKDVVIATGSEPTPLPGVTIDNQRIIDSTGALSLPQVPKHLVVIGAGVIGLELGSVWRRLGSQVTVIEYLDRICPGTDTETAKTLQKALAKQGMVFKLGSKVTQATASADGVSLTLEPAAGGTAESLQADYVLVAIGRRPYTKGLNLESVGLETDKRGMLGNDHHRTSVPGVWVIGDVTSGPMLAHKAEDEAVACIERIAGKPHEVNYNLIPGVIYTRPELATVGKTEEQLKAEGRAYKVGKFPFTANSRAKINHETEGFAKVIADAQTDEVLGVHLVGPSVSEMIGEFCVAMEFSASAEDIALTCHPHPTRSEALRQAAMNVDGMAMQI comes from the coding sequence ATGAAATCCTATGACGTGGTGATCATCGGCGGTGGCCCTGGCGGCTACAACGCAGCCATCCGCGCTGGCCAACTGGGCCTGAGCGTTGCCTGCGTGGAAGGCCGCTCAACCTTGGGCGGCACTTGTTTGAACGTGGGCTGCATGCCCTCCAAGGCACTGTTGCATGCGTCCGAGCTGTACGAGGCCGCCAGCGGTGAAGAGTTCGCCCACCTCGGTATCGAAGTCAAGCCCACCCTCAACCTCGCCCAGATGATGAAACAGAAGGACGAGAGCGTGACCGGCCTGACCAAGGGAATCGAATACCTGTTCCGCAAGAACAAGGTCGACTGGATCAAGGGTTGGGGGCGCCTGGACGGCGTCGGCAAGGTTGTGGTCAAGGCTGAAGATGGCAGCGAAACGGCGCTGCAAGCCAAGGACGTGGTCATCGCCACCGGCTCCGAGCCTACCCCTCTGCCGGGTGTGACCATCGACAACCAGCGCATCATCGACTCGACCGGCGCGCTGTCGCTGCCGCAAGTGCCCAAGCACCTGGTCGTCATCGGTGCCGGCGTGATCGGCCTTGAGCTGGGTTCCGTCTGGCGCCGCCTGGGCAGCCAGGTCACCGTTATCGAATACCTCGATCGCATCTGCCCAGGTACCGACACGGAAACTGCCAAGACCCTGCAAAAGGCACTCGCCAAGCAAGGCATGGTGTTCAAGCTGGGTAGCAAAGTGACCCAAGCCACTGCAAGTGCCGATGGCGTGAGCCTGACGCTGGAGCCCGCTGCCGGCGGCACCGCAGAATCGCTGCAGGCCGATTACGTGCTGGTGGCTATCGGCCGCCGCCCTTATACCAAGGGGCTGAACCTTGAAAGCGTGGGCCTGGAAACCGACAAGCGCGGCATGCTCGGCAACGACCACCACCGCACCTCAGTGCCCGGTGTGTGGGTGATTGGTGACGTCACTTCCGGCCCGATGCTGGCGCACAAGGCCGAAGACGAAGCGGTCGCCTGCATCGAGCGCATTGCCGGCAAGCCCCACGAGGTCAACTACAACCTCATCCCTGGCGTGATCTACACCCGCCCGGAGCTGGCCACCGTGGGCAAGACCGAAGAGCAGCTCAAAGCCGAAGGGCGTGCTTATAAAGTAGGCAAGTTCCCCTTCACCGCCAACAGCCGCGCCAAGATCAACCACGAGACCGAAGGCTTCGCCAAAGTCATCGCCGATGCCCAAACCGATGAAGTGCTGGGTGTGCACCTGGTGGGCCCAAGCGTCAGCGAGATGATCGGTGAGTTCTGCGTGGCCATGGAGTTCTCGGCCTCGGCAGAAGACATCGCCCTGACCTGCCACCCCCACCCGACCCGCTCCGAGGCCTTGCGCCAGGCAGCGATGAATGTGGACGGCATGGCGATGCAGATCTGA
- the glmS gene encoding glutamine--fructose-6-phosphate transaminase (isomerizing), which produces MCGIVGAVAERNITAILIEGLKRLEYRGYDSAGLAVLTQSGELQRRRRIGKVSELDAAVAADPLAGQLGIAHTRWATHGAPTEGNAHPHFSGDEVAVVHNGIIENHEELREELKGLGYVFNSQTDTEVIVHLIHHTLKSTPDLADALKAAVKRLHGAYGLALISAKQPDRLLAARSGSPLVIGLGLGENFLASDQLALRQVTDRFMYLEEGDIAEIRRDQVTIWDQQGNKVQRETVQYHEGAEAADKGNYRHFMLKEIHEQPSVVQRTLEGRLGKDNVLVQAFGPKAADLFAKVRNVQIVACGTSYHAGMVARYWLESLAGIPCQVEVASEFRYRKVVVQPDTLFVSISQSGETADTLAALRNAKELGFLGSLAICNVGISSLVRESDLTLLTLAGPEIGVASTKAFTTQLVSLMLLTLALGQVRGTLEEGVEAELVEELRRLPTRLGEALAMDATVEKIAELFADKHHTLFLGRGAQYPVAMEGALKLKEISYIHAEAYPAGELKHGPLALVDNDMPVVTVAPNNELLEKLKSNLQEVRARGGELVVFADEHAGMTNGEGTHVIKVPHIADALAPILYTIPLQLLSYYVAVLKGTDVDQPRNLAKSVTVE; this is translated from the coding sequence ATGTGTGGAATCGTTGGTGCCGTCGCCGAGCGCAATATCACAGCCATTCTGATCGAAGGTCTCAAGCGTCTTGAGTACCGCGGGTACGACAGCGCCGGTCTTGCCGTGCTCACCCAGAGCGGTGAACTGCAGCGCCGCCGCCGCATCGGCAAGGTCAGCGAGCTTGACGCTGCTGTAGCAGCCGACCCACTGGCCGGCCAGCTGGGCATCGCCCACACCCGTTGGGCTACCCACGGTGCGCCAACCGAAGGCAACGCCCACCCGCACTTCTCGGGCGATGAAGTGGCTGTGGTGCACAACGGCATCATCGAAAACCACGAAGAGCTTCGTGAAGAGCTGAAAGGCCTGGGCTACGTCTTCAATTCGCAGACCGACACCGAAGTCATCGTCCACCTGATCCACCACACCCTGAAGAGCACCCCGGACCTGGCCGATGCCCTGAAAGCCGCTGTGAAGCGCCTGCATGGCGCCTACGGCCTGGCACTGATCAGTGCCAAGCAGCCTGACCGCCTGTTGGCTGCACGCAGCGGCAGCCCGCTGGTCATCGGCCTGGGTCTGGGTGAAAACTTCCTGGCGTCCGACCAGTTGGCCCTGCGCCAGGTCACCGACCGCTTCATGTACCTGGAAGAAGGCGACATCGCTGAAATCCGCCGTGACCAGGTCACCATCTGGGATCAGCAAGGCAATAAGGTCCAGCGCGAAACCGTGCAGTACCATGAAGGTGCCGAAGCTGCCGACAAGGGCAACTATCGCCACTTCATGCTCAAGGAAATCCACGAGCAGCCAAGCGTTGTTCAGCGCACCCTGGAAGGCCGCCTTGGCAAGGATAACGTGCTGGTCCAGGCTTTCGGCCCGAAGGCTGCCGACCTGTTCGCCAAAGTGCGCAACGTGCAAATCGTTGCCTGTGGTACCAGCTACCACGCCGGTATGGTCGCCCGTTACTGGCTCGAAAGCCTGGCTGGCATCCCGTGCCAGGTGGAAGTGGCTAGTGAATTCCGTTACCGCAAGGTGGTGGTGCAGCCGGATACCCTGTTCGTCTCCATCTCGCAGTCTGGCGAAACCGCCGACACCCTGGCCGCGCTGCGTAACGCCAAGGAGCTGGGCTTCCTCGGCAGCCTGGCAATCTGCAACGTGGGCATCAGCTCGCTTGTGCGTGAATCTGACCTGACCCTGCTGACCTTGGCCGGCCCGGAAATCGGTGTGGCCTCGACCAAAGCCTTCACCACTCAGTTGGTGTCGCTGATGCTGCTGACCCTGGCTCTGGGCCAGGTTCGCGGTACCCTGGAAGAGGGCGTCGAAGCCGAGCTGGTTGAAGAGCTGCGTCGCCTGCCGACCCGCCTGGGTGAAGCCCTGGCCATGGACGCTACTGTCGAGAAAATCGCCGAGCTGTTCGCCGACAAGCACCACACCCTGTTCCTCGGCCGTGGTGCACAGTACCCGGTGGCGATGGAAGGCGCGCTCAAGCTCAAGGAAATCTCCTACATCCACGCCGAAGCCTACCCAGCCGGCGAGCTGAAGCACGGCCCGCTGGCACTGGTGGATAACGACATGCCGGTGGTTACCGTTGCCCCGAACAACGAGCTGCTGGAGAAGCTGAAATCCAACCTGCAGGAAGTGCGTGCCCGTGGTGGCGAGTTGGTAGTGTTCGCCGACGAGCACGCTGGCATGACCAATGGTGAAGGCACTCACGTGATCAAGGTTCCGCACATCGCCGATGCGCTGGCGCCGATCCTGTACACCATTCCACTGCAGCTGCTGTCGTACTATGTGGCCGTGCTCAAAGGCACCGACGTGGACCAGCCGCGTAACCTGGCCAAGTCGGTTACTGTCGAATAA